A single genomic interval of Penicillium psychrofluorescens genome assembly, chromosome: 2 harbors:
- a CDS encoding uncharacterized protein (ID:PFLUO_003849-T1.cds;~source:funannotate) — MSTVAVRPLSSHCVAHEFSSESANMFTPTLRRAAAQASFGPKYYIPRHVGGMSLSTLTQAGTLAGSFGVAAGVFAVFFFGEVPRVRKDILQKIPGLDTYFDRTVAPEDNTGWTVE; from the exons ATGTCCACCGTCGCCGTCCGTCCTCTCTCGAGCCATTGTGTCGCCCACGAGTTCTCTTCGGAGTCAGCAAACATG TTCACCCCCACCCTCCGCCGTGCCGCCGCCCAGGCTTCCTTCGGGCCCAA GTACTACATTCCCCGTCACGTTGGTGGCATGAGCCTCTCTACCCTGACCCAGGC CGGTACTCTCGCTGGCAGCTTCGGCGTTGCTGCCGGTGTCTTTgcggtcttcttcttcggcgaggTGCCCCGTGTGCGCAAGGATATCCTGCAGAAGATCCCCGGCCTGGACACCTACTTTGACCGCACTGTGGCCCCCGAGGACAAC ACTGGCTGGACTGTGGAATAG